The sequence GAGCTTATAAACAAAGCGTTGGGGGAGCAGGCAAATGGAAATTAAAGCCAAAGCAGAGATAATCTGGCAGTACAACGATGGAAAGACTGCTGAGGCAATAGCGAGAGCTGTTGATGTTGATAACTTAAACCTTCCAAAAAATTTAAAGGTTAAAACTTATTGGGAAGATTGTAAGGTCATAACAAAAGTTAAATACTCCGGTGAGATTGAAAGCCTTATAGTAGCTTTGGATGATTTGGTGTTTTCAATCAAGATCGCCGAAGATAGTTTAAAACTGTGAAAGTTAGGAGGTGTTAAGATGGCTAGAGCTAACCCAAGAAAAAAGGCTGCTGCTGCAAG is a genomic window of Thermococcus sp. M39 containing:
- a CDS encoding KEOPS complex subunit Pcc1; its protein translation is MEIKAKAEIIWQYNDGKTAEAIARAVDVDNLNLPKNLKVKTYWEDCKVITKVKYSGEIESLIVALDDLVFSIKIAEDSLKL